One segment of Lytechinus pictus isolate F3 Inbred chromosome 13, Lp3.0, whole genome shotgun sequence DNA contains the following:
- the LOC129275098 gene encoding corepressor interacting with RBPJ 1-like, with protein sequence MAEQRTDAEKKKQEALRSEYEREQDTYNNRQLMGDVRVKHGLNFMYEPPKGMKQEEKEDGDQEYKFEWQRGAPREGYAKDMEVTDQPFGIAVRNVKCIRCHKWGHVNTDRECPKFDQTKDDEIAGPSTDKSDLMEDMRRGGLALKQNVLGRKVNEDAKNQKFVGSSDDEDEDVEPEEAFLKSLSMKDKVKLLKKLEKMEKKQKRLNSKSSKKKKDMKKIKKRRKASHSSDDSDSYSDERAQKDRRREKERQHGGKSRKGQYAESSSDDEHYKRDRKEKERKHSGKSRRGHHSETSSDDEVDNRDRRNKQRKHSRKSEKGHHSETSSDDDSSLDEHEKRDRRRRKENGHNGKSRRGQYADSDSESDSGEERRKKSTSKHHGERRTIKLESDGESRKRERKDDRREERKIKREPRSDSEERRHKKSSGREESDRHREKKIKVERSDSPSRDRYERNGNDKRMKEDDQMDRRRKNERSVSQRDDRHRGRASRDNEDVNTYKESRRDRDRDGGKRDRENRREHREEDRGHHRHGDRGGR encoded by the exons ATGGCAGAACAGAGAACTGATGCAGAAAAGAAAAAGCAAGAAGCCTTGAGATCTGAATATGAAAGAGAACAAGATACTTATAACAATAG GCAGCTAATGGGTGATGTACGGGTGAAGCATGGCCTGAATTTCATGTACGAACCGCCCAAGGGCATGAAGCAAGAAGAGAAGGAGGACGGGGATCAGGAGTACAAGTTTGAATGGCAGCGTGGGGCTCCTAGAGAAGGCTACGCCAAGGACATGGAAGTCACCGACCAACCCTTTGGTATCGCTGTCCGCAACGTCAAGTGTATCAGATGCCACAAGTGGGGCCATGTCAACACTGATAGAGAG TGCCCAAAGTTTGACCAGACCAAGGATGATGAGATTGCTGGACCCAGCACCGATAAATCTGACCTGATGGAGGATATGAGAAGGGGTGGGCTGGCCCTGAAACAGAACGTCCTCGGAAGGAAAGTCAATGAAGATGCTAAAAATCAG AAATTTGTTGGCAGCAGTGACGATGAGGATGAAGATGTGGAACCAGAAGAAGCTTTCCTCAAATCTCTCTCCATGAAAGATAAAGTGAAACTACTTAA GAAGTTggagaagatggagaagaagcagaagcgTCTAAATTCAAAGAGCTCTAAGAAGAAGAAGGACatgaagaagataaagaaaagaagaaaggcaTCGCACTCATCAGATGATAGTGATAGCTACTCAGATGAACGAGCGCAGAAAGACagaaggagggaaaaggaaaggcaGCATGGTGGAAAATCCAGAAAAGGACAGTATGCTGAATCATCTTCGGATGATGAACATTATAAGAGAGATAGAAAGGAGAAAGAACGTAAGCATAGTGGAAAATCAAGGAGAGGACATCACTCTGAAACCTCATCAGATGATGAAGTTGATAACAGAGACAGAAGGAACAAACAACGAAAGCATAGtagaaaatcagaaaaaggaCACCATTCTGAAACCTCTTCAGATGATGATAGTAGTCTGGATGAACATGAAAAGAGAGATaggagaaggagaaaggaaaatggACACAATGGAAAATCGAGGAGAGGACAGTATGCCGACTCTGATTCAGAGAGTGATTCAGGAGAAGAGCGTAGAAAGAAATCAACCTCAAAGCATCATGGTGAAAGACGGACAATTAAGCTGGAGAGCGATGGAGAGAGtaggaagagagaaaggaaagatgaTCGGAGAGAGGAAAGGAAGATTAAGAGAGAACCAAGAAGTGATAGCGAGGAGAGAAGACATAAGAAAAGCAGCGGGAGGGAGGAGAGTGACAGACacagagaaaagaaaattaaagttgAACGTTCTGATTCTCCAAGCCGTGATAGATATGAAAGGAATGGAAATGATAAGCGGATGAAGGAGGATGACCAGATGGATAGAAGACGAAAGAACGAAAGATCAGTCAGTCAAAGGGATGACAGACATAGAGGAAGAGCTTCTAGGGACAATGAAGATGTGAATACTTACAAAGAAAGCAGAAGGGATAGAGACAGAGATGGAGGAAAGAGGGATAGAGAAAATAGAAGAGAGCACAGAGAAGAAGATAGGGGTCATCATCGCCATGGTGACCGTGGTGGACGATGA